One genomic segment of Acinetobacter sp. C26M includes these proteins:
- a CDS encoding ATP/GTP-binding protein translates to MILHQYKIVFGGTMGSGKSTAIKALSEIEVLSTEALNTDTESHEKLLTTVGIDYGELTLDDGVKVGLYGTPGQDRFDFIWAVICKGTIGTIVMIDHAAENPLLDLEQYIQSFQPFGNNIVIAITHIDRMPERTLSIYRDWLQAKEMNYPMFFIDARQQDDVLLLVETLIATIEVHYGLIH, encoded by the coding sequence ATGATTTTACATCAATATAAAATTGTCTTTGGCGGCACCATGGGTTCAGGTAAATCCACAGCGATCAAAGCGTTGTCTGAAATTGAAGTGCTGAGTACCGAGGCATTGAACACCGATACTGAATCGCATGAAAAATTACTCACCACCGTTGGAATTGATTATGGTGAACTGACTTTGGACGATGGAGTTAAGGTCGGTTTATATGGCACGCCAGGCCAAGACCGCTTTGATTTTATCTGGGCAGTGATTTGTAAAGGTACAATTGGCACCATTGTCATGATTGACCATGCTGCTGAAAACCCGCTACTAGATTTAGAGCAATACATTCAATCTTTCCAACCGTTTGGCAATAATATTGTGATTGCAATTACGCATATCGACCGTATGCCAGAACGAACTTTATCGATTTATCGTGACTGGCTGCAAGCCAAAGAAATGAATTACCCAATGTTCTTTATCGATGCACGTCAGCAAGATGATGTACTTCTTCTGGTCGAAACCTTGATTGCCACCATTGAAGTACATTATGGTCTTATTCACTAA
- a CDS encoding GntR family transcriptional regulator: protein MNLEEADSLSEQIAKYISEQIISGELVEGERIQELRIAKELDVSRGSVREALLLLERTYLIEIFPRRGAIVSEMSAQQVKALFDTNVMVLGHIVQRISETWRVNEAEQLQALLDQLVEFVRAGDIEKFYDAIFKYLAEQHDMVANPYLMQFYKELLPSLRRSYFLTLNTSRRELQESFTLFKLVIDAILIRKSQQAALFMEDFCRHLRNLVLESLTRMKQIELAWARRSRR, encoded by the coding sequence ATGAATCTCGAAGAGGCTGATAGTCTTTCTGAACAGATTGCAAAATATATTAGTGAACAAATTATTAGTGGTGAGCTGGTTGAAGGCGAACGCATCCAAGAGTTGCGCATTGCGAAAGAATTAGACGTCAGTCGTGGATCAGTTCGCGAAGCATTGTTGTTGCTTGAGCGAACTTATTTAATTGAAATTTTTCCGCGCCGTGGTGCAATTGTTTCTGAAATGTCAGCTCAACAAGTTAAAGCATTATTTGACACCAATGTGATGGTGCTTGGACATATTGTGCAACGGATTAGTGAAACTTGGCGAGTCAATGAAGCGGAGCAACTGCAAGCTTTATTGGATCAATTGGTCGAGTTTGTTCGTGCGGGCGATATCGAAAAATTCTACGATGCGATCTTTAAATATCTGGCTGAACAGCATGATATGGTGGCGAATCCTTATCTGATGCAGTTTTATAAAGAATTGCTGCCATCGTTACGTCGTAGCTATTTTTTGACCTTGAATACTTCACGTCGAGAGCTACAAGAATCGTTTACCCTGTTTAAGTTAGTGATTGATGCTATTTTGATCCGAAAATCACAACAAGCTGCTTTATTTATGGAAGATTTTTGTCGACACTTGCGCAACCTTGTGTTGGAATCTCTGACACGTATGAAACAGATTGAATTGGCTTGGGCTAGACGCTCACGCCGCTAG
- the smc gene encoding chromosome segregation protein SMC, with the protein MRLSSLKLSGFKSFADSTTLHFKANRTAVVGPNGCGKSNVIDAIRWVMGESNARQLRGGSMQDVIFTGTAKRKPVGVASVELRFDNTYGKLGGAYNAYSELAVRRQVTREGKSEYFLNGTRCRRRDITDIFLGTGLGPRSYAVIEQGMINRLVDAKPEEMRVFIEEAAGVSRYQARRRETLQHLEHTEQNLARLDDIAAELKSQLRSLKRQSEAAIQYKTLEGQIRTLKIEILSFQANQSQKLQQEYTVEMTALGENFKLVRSESQTIEHDLEATSALFQRLIQQSSPLQHEWQQAEKKLSELKMTLEQKQSLFQQNSTSLLQLEQQKVQTKERLQLSELQVETLSTQFDEQNESLLALEQQTQTAEQNFTDVQAQHKQAQQQFDQLKTQVDQQQQKKLQMAAQIEQLGKNVLRIEQQKQTLQTQSTQIRAQVQDDEQAQLEQLQQQLQQEIIALETAIEQLQQDVQTQQDQQQLQKADVQSLKTEIQVLLAEQKNLNQLVAKQSPKHDQNAVRLMQSLRLSAQAKAHASIIEKFLAKWLQAHLLDGEQSFQEGVARQLKNPSQPSFDKGRSSPLFQRGVRGDLKYLSDWIEAPQSSLWANVAVTENLAIALEHQADLLHAQSILTLDGYHVGADWVIALHYDDESQTAQGMLSHQVRLEEIEQQLAQQQPQLLDLEHQFSQQQQALQQQQQCLQQQQQSLKQKQKELQQLDVQIAKLQSTAQAFVMQQQQLADQLKQLDLQLEEDAMQRDDLEIDLHALALKLEAVLPNYKTLQFQVENLNEQLDEQQQQLTQQQQQRETLRRQTSQANQQIELLEKDISFLKTQYRQIIEQIEQAKKFVDPIQLELPNLESQFHEQFQQTEKLQKTWNEWQLELNQVQEKQQQLTEQRHQAQQKDEQVREQLEQKRLAWQAAKSDREHYLEQLKELNAEVLSDLSIEIKDHQQKLEKAQQQFEKIGAVNLAASLEYEEVSQRFDELSHQMQDLQNTVDQLKDAMKSIDQETRKLFMTTFDQVNQELQLLFPKVFGGGEATLSLEDDWQSGVKLMARPPGKRNSSLALLSGGEKTLTALALVFAIFRLNPAPFCVLDEVDAPLDDANVQRYCNLVKELSEQVQFIYITHNKLAMTMATDLLGVTMPEPGTSKLVTVDLEQAKEYGLVAES; encoded by the coding sequence ATGCGTTTAAGCAGTTTAAAACTTTCAGGCTTTAAATCTTTCGCCGATAGTACAACATTACATTTTAAGGCAAACCGTACTGCGGTGGTTGGGCCGAACGGTTGTGGTAAATCGAATGTTATTGATGCGATTCGCTGGGTTATGGGCGAGTCCAACGCACGTCAATTGCGTGGTGGTAGCATGCAGGATGTCATCTTTACGGGGACAGCCAAGCGTAAACCTGTTGGTGTCGCCAGTGTAGAACTTCGTTTTGACAATACCTATGGCAAATTAGGTGGTGCTTATAACGCCTATAGTGAGCTTGCGGTGCGTCGCCAAGTCACGCGTGAAGGTAAATCTGAATATTTCTTAAATGGTACACGTTGCCGTCGACGTGATATCACTGATATTTTCTTGGGTACAGGTCTCGGTCCACGCTCTTATGCGGTGATTGAACAGGGCATGATTAACCGTCTGGTCGATGCTAAACCTGAAGAAATGCGTGTGTTTATTGAAGAAGCGGCAGGGGTGTCACGTTATCAGGCACGCCGTCGTGAAACCTTGCAGCACTTAGAGCATACTGAACAAAATCTGGCACGTTTAGACGATATTGCCGCTGAACTAAAATCCCAACTTAGAAGCTTAAAGCGTCAATCTGAAGCTGCGATTCAATATAAGACCTTAGAAGGGCAGATTCGAACTTTAAAAATCGAGATTCTTTCATTTCAAGCCAATCAAAGTCAAAAGCTACAACAAGAATATACGGTTGAAATGACCGCGCTGGGTGAAAACTTTAAGTTGGTTCGTTCAGAATCTCAAACCATTGAACACGATCTTGAAGCCACCAGTGCTTTATTCCAACGCTTAATTCAGCAGTCTTCACCCTTGCAGCATGAATGGCAACAGGCCGAGAAAAAGCTGTCTGAATTAAAAATGACCTTGGAACAAAAACAGAGTTTATTCCAGCAAAACAGTACCAGCTTGCTGCAACTTGAACAGCAGAAAGTACAAACCAAAGAGCGTCTGCAACTCTCTGAATTACAGGTTGAAACCTTAAGCACTCAATTTGATGAGCAAAATGAAAGCTTGCTTGCCTTAGAGCAGCAGACACAAACGGCTGAGCAAAATTTTACTGATGTTCAGGCACAGCACAAGCAAGCACAACAGCAATTTGATCAATTGAAAACCCAAGTCGATCAGCAACAACAGAAAAAGTTGCAGATGGCAGCGCAAATTGAGCAGCTTGGTAAGAATGTTCTGCGGATTGAACAGCAAAAGCAGACCTTGCAAACGCAAAGCACTCAGATTCGTGCTCAGGTTCAGGATGATGAACAGGCGCAGTTAGAACAATTACAGCAGCAACTGCAACAGGAAATAATTGCGTTAGAAACAGCAATTGAGCAATTACAGCAGGATGTTCAGACACAGCAAGATCAGCAACAGTTGCAGAAGGCTGATGTGCAGAGTTTGAAAACCGAAATTCAGGTTTTATTGGCTGAACAAAAGAACTTAAATCAGCTCGTCGCAAAGCAAAGTCCGAAGCATGATCAAAATGCAGTTCGATTGATGCAAAGCTTACGTTTAAGCGCTCAAGCTAAAGCGCATGCAAGCATTATTGAGAAGTTCTTGGCCAAGTGGCTGCAAGCGCATTTACTGGATGGTGAACAGTCATTTCAGGAAGGTGTGGCTCGACAGTTAAAAAATCCCTCCCAACCTTCCTTTGATAAAGGGAGGAGTTCCCCTCTTTTTCAAAGAGGGGTTAGGGGAGATTTAAAATATCTATCAGATTGGATCGAAGCTCCGCAATCTTCACTCTGGGCTAATGTAGCGGTTACAGAGAATTTAGCGATTGCATTGGAACATCAAGCAGATCTCCTGCATGCACAATCCATTCTGACGCTCGATGGTTATCATGTCGGCGCAGACTGGGTCATTGCTTTGCATTATGATGACGAAAGTCAAACTGCACAGGGCATGCTCAGTCATCAAGTGCGTTTAGAGGAAATTGAACAGCAACTGGCACAGCAACAACCGCAGTTGCTTGATTTGGAACATCAGTTTTCACAGCAGCAGCAGGCTTTGCAACAGCAACAACAGTGTTTGCAGCAACAACAGCAAAGTCTGAAGCAAAAGCAAAAAGAGCTGCAACAGCTAGATGTGCAAATTGCCAAACTACAAAGTACGGCACAAGCCTTTGTAATGCAGCAACAGCAGTTGGCCGATCAGCTGAAACAGCTTGATCTACAACTTGAAGAAGATGCCATGCAGCGTGATGATCTGGAGATCGATCTACATGCGCTTGCATTGAAATTAGAAGCAGTGTTGCCGAACTATAAGACTTTGCAATTTCAGGTGGAAAACTTGAATGAGCAGTTGGATGAGCAACAACAGCAGTTGACTCAACAACAACAGCAACGTGAAACTTTACGTCGCCAGACCTCGCAAGCCAATCAGCAAATTGAGTTACTGGAAAAAGATATCTCGTTCCTGAAAACGCAGTATCGTCAAATCATTGAACAAATTGAGCAAGCAAAGAAGTTTGTTGATCCGATTCAGCTTGAACTACCGAATTTAGAGTCGCAATTCCACGAGCAATTTCAGCAAACAGAAAAGCTGCAAAAAACCTGGAATGAATGGCAGCTTGAACTGAATCAAGTGCAAGAGAAACAGCAGCAACTGACGGAACAACGTCATCAAGCTCAACAGAAAGACGAGCAGGTGCGTGAGCAGTTGGAACAAAAGCGCTTGGCTTGGCAAGCGGCGAAATCAGATCGTGAACATTATCTGGAGCAACTGAAAGAACTCAATGCGGAAGTTTTATCTGATCTGTCGATTGAAATTAAAGATCACCAGCAGAAACTGGAAAAAGCCCAGCAGCAATTCGAGAAAATCGGTGCGGTGAATTTGGCAGCATCGCTAGAATATGAGGAAGTGTCGCAACGTTTTGATGAACTGAGTCACCAGATGCAGGATCTACAAAATACGGTTGATCAGCTCAAAGACGCGATGAAAAGTATTGATCAGGAAACCCGTAAGCTATTTATGACCACCTTCGATCAGGTCAATCAAGAGCTGCAGCTGTTGTTTCCAAAGGTATTTGGTGGTGGTGAGGCGACTTTAAGTCTTGAAGATGATTGGCAGTCTGGGGTGAAACTGATGGCACGCCCACCTGGCAAGCGTAACAGCTCCTTGGCCTTGCTTTCAGGCGGTGAAAAGACCTTAACGGCTTTGGCTTTGGTATTTGCAATCTTCAGATTGAACCCTGCACCGTTCTGCGTACTGGACGAAGTTGATGCGCCACTTGATGATGCCAATGTACAACGGTATTGTAATTTGGTAAAAGAGCTTTCTGAACAAGTGCAATTCATTTACATTACACATAATAAATTGGCGATGACAATGGCAACTGATTTACTTGGAGTCACCATGCCAGAGCCAGGTACATCAAAATTAGTGACTGTCGATTTAGAACAGGCAAAAGAATACGGGTTAGTTGCGGAGTCTTAG
- a CDS encoding cell division protein ZipA C-terminal FtsZ-binding domain-containing protein: MEMNTIIGIVAAVAIMLVGLIMILRKPKPVEPSLEADLHINPESQQPVIPRHVRDQLLQNEVVTTTERVEPSLNTEAIVVEPVAEQAAEATSVETKTTEVEQTAKADETVEAVAELTVAQKDETVVTEAETTIVSENVEATEKAEESKAETELSLNPNIETVEIEEFDGESNILDVHLHEQQRYDDESALATAEQIIALNVYPNPRRALSGDKALKVLLKYGLRFGEMSCFHRYENTDEPSALMFSVLRMTDNGPAGFDLETLSGEQVQGLAFFLALPNSKAVTGYDMMTSIAGLIAREVDGKVYDENNLEFTPQLKEHWRHHVIDYRPNQATV, from the coding sequence ATGGAAATGAATACAATAATAGGCATTGTTGCCGCCGTTGCGATTATGCTCGTTGGTTTAATCATGATTTTAAGAAAACCAAAACCAGTTGAGCCGTCATTAGAAGCAGATTTACATATTAATCCTGAAAGTCAGCAACCTGTGATCCCACGTCATGTACGTGACCAACTTTTACAAAATGAAGTGGTGACTACAACTGAGCGTGTTGAGCCAAGTTTAAATACTGAAGCAATTGTAGTTGAGCCTGTAGCAGAGCAGGCAGCTGAAGCGACTAGTGTTGAAACAAAAACGACGGAAGTAGAACAAACTGCTAAAGCAGATGAGACTGTTGAAGCTGTAGCAGAGCTTACAGTGGCTCAAAAAGATGAGACAGTAGTAACTGAAGCAGAAACAACTATCGTTTCTGAAAATGTAGAAGCTACAGAGAAAGCAGAGGAAAGCAAAGCGGAAACTGAGCTTAGCTTAAATCCAAATATTGAAACCGTCGAGATCGAAGAGTTTGATGGCGAAAGTAATATTCTGGATGTGCATTTACATGAACAGCAACGCTATGATGATGAAAGTGCTTTAGCAACCGCAGAGCAAATCATTGCCCTGAATGTTTATCCAAATCCACGTCGTGCCTTATCTGGTGATAAAGCACTGAAGGTATTATTGAAATATGGTTTACGTTTCGGTGAAATGTCATGTTTCCATCGTTATGAAAACACCGATGAGCCAAGTGCCTTGATGTTCTCGGTATTGCGTATGACGGATAATGGTCCTGCAGGTTTTGATTTGGAAACTTTATCGGGCGAGCAGGTGCAAGGTCTTGCATTCTTCTTGGCTTTACCAAATAGCAAAGCAGTTACGGGTTATGACATGATGACCAGTATTGCAGGCTTAATTGCACGTGAAGTGGATGGTAAGGTCTATGATGAAAACAATTTAGAGTTTACACCGCAGTTGAAAGAACATTGGCGTCATCATGTGATTGATTATCGTCCAAATCAAGCAACCGTCTAA
- the ligA gene encoding NAD-dependent DNA ligase LigA, translated as MEHNSVIEQMRQLIQLIAKHNHAYYVMDQPSISDSEYDHLFHQLKALEQQHPECIQADTPTNKVGGQALSKFESVTHAVPMLSLGNVFNQEDLFAFARRIDERLPNQEVQYDVELKLDGLAISLWYENGVLVRGVTRGDGETGEDITQNVKTIRNLPKVLSSQHQAIPEFLEVRGEVLMPKQGFEKLNADQEAKGDKTFANPRNAAAGSLRQLDPNIAASRPLAFYAYGIAQCVPNHGLETMHDSLHWLTRFGFEIAERQFLCASIEEVQQRYEQIQQERPDLKVEIDGMVIKVDSLKQQQQLGFLSREPRWATAYKFPAQAALTKVENIDWQVGRTGTLTPVARLAPVFVGGVTVSNVTLHNIGEIHRLDVRVGDTVSVYRTGDVIPKVEKVWTEFRPADAEMVHLPTNCPVCDSPVVMPEGEALARCSGGLYCAAQRIEAIRHFVSRKALDIEGLGDRWVESLLHLDLLKDVADIYHLHEHRDTLLTIEKMGEKSVQNLIDAIEASKKTTLARFIYALGIRGVGETTARMLANTFQTLEALKAADIEALKKTPDVGDITAEWIADFFQAPHNVEVLDRLMAAGIHWDAPTAPTRQPLNGESWVVTGTLETMGRDEATQKLQALGARVSGSVSSKTKCVVAGEKAGSKLDKAQKLDIRVLNEQEFLEFLKQYEV; from the coding sequence ATGGAACACAACTCAGTCATTGAGCAAATGCGTCAGTTGATTCAACTGATTGCAAAACACAATCATGCTTACTATGTGATGGATCAACCCTCCATTTCTGATAGTGAATATGACCATTTATTTCATCAACTGAAAGCCTTAGAACAACAACATCCAGAATGCATTCAGGCGGATACCCCGACCAATAAAGTCGGTGGTCAAGCGCTGTCAAAATTTGAAAGTGTGACTCATGCAGTGCCGATGCTGTCATTGGGTAATGTCTTTAATCAAGAAGACTTGTTCGCTTTCGCCCGTCGTATTGATGAACGTTTACCGAATCAAGAAGTTCAGTATGACGTTGAACTGAAACTCGATGGTTTAGCGATTTCACTGTGGTATGAAAATGGTGTCTTGGTTCGTGGCGTGACACGAGGTGATGGTGAGACAGGCGAGGATATTACCCAGAATGTTAAAACCATTCGGAATCTGCCGAAAGTCTTATCGAGTCAGCATCAAGCAATTCCAGAATTTCTGGAAGTTCGTGGTGAAGTATTGATGCCAAAGCAAGGCTTTGAAAAGCTCAATGCCGATCAAGAAGCCAAAGGGGATAAGACCTTTGCCAATCCGCGTAATGCCGCAGCAGGAAGCCTGCGTCAGCTCGATCCAAATATTGCAGCTTCACGTCCATTGGCGTTCTATGCCTATGGGATTGCACAGTGTGTACCGAATCATGGCCTTGAAACCATGCATGACAGCTTGCACTGGTTAACCCGATTTGGTTTTGAAATTGCAGAACGTCAATTCCTGTGTGCTTCGATTGAAGAAGTGCAACAACGCTATGAGCAGATTCAACAAGAACGTCCAGATCTTAAAGTTGAAATTGATGGCATGGTGATTAAGGTGGATAGCCTTAAACAGCAACAACAATTGGGTTTCTTGAGTCGTGAACCTCGTTGGGCAACGGCTTATAAATTCCCAGCACAGGCGGCACTGACCAAAGTCGAAAATATTGACTGGCAAGTGGGGCGTACAGGAACATTGACACCTGTCGCGCGTTTGGCCCCCGTCTTTGTTGGTGGGGTAACCGTATCAAATGTGACCTTGCATAACATTGGTGAAATCCATCGTTTAGATGTGCGTGTTGGCGATACCGTCAGTGTCTATCGTACTGGTGATGTGATTCCAAAAGTTGAGAAAGTTTGGACTGAGTTTCGACCTGCTGATGCGGAGATGGTGCATCTCCCGACCAATTGTCCAGTCTGTGATTCACCTGTGGTGATGCCAGAAGGTGAGGCCTTGGCACGTTGTTCAGGTGGTCTGTATTGTGCGGCACAACGGATTGAAGCCATTCGTCACTTTGTTTCACGTAAAGCACTGGATATTGAGGGCTTGGGCGATCGTTGGGTCGAGTCACTGTTACACCTCGATCTACTCAAAGATGTGGCTGATATTTATCATTTGCATGAACATCGTGACACCTTATTGACCATCGAGAAAATGGGTGAGAAATCCGTTCAAAACTTGATTGATGCGATTGAAGCAAGCAAGAAAACCACTTTGGCACGTTTTATCTATGCCTTGGGGATTCGCGGTGTCGGTGAAACCACAGCACGTATGCTCGCCAATACCTTCCAGACGCTTGAAGCATTGAAAGCTGCGGATATTGAAGCACTCAAGAAAACCCCTGATGTCGGTGATATTACTGCAGAATGGATTGCTGACTTTTTCCAAGCACCGCATAACGTCGAAGTGCTGGATCGTTTAATGGCAGCAGGCATTCATTGGGATGCACCGACTGCACCGACACGCCAACCCTTAAATGGCGAAAGTTGGGTGGTCACAGGTACATTGGAAACCATGGGCCGTGATGAAGCAACACAAAAGCTTCAAGCCTTGGGTGCACGTGTCAGTGGTAGTGTGTCCAGTAAAACCAAATGTGTGGTTGCTGGCGAGAAAGCAGGTAGTAAGTTGGATAAAGCGCAGAAGTTAGACATTCGAGTATTGAATGAGCAAGAATTCTTAGAATTTTTGAAGCAGTATGAAGTGTAG
- a CDS encoding aldehyde reductase has product MDKSKPILVTGATGYIAGWIIERLLNQGYTVHATVRDPSKKNKIQHLYDLADQSSGKIEFFKADLLEPRSFDDAMQDCEIVIHTASPFVVTNYKDAVKDIIEPAVKGTENVLDSVNRTESVKRVVLTSSIASTYGDAVEIQNTANNEFDESHWNNTSSETHQPYPYSKVAAERKAWEMAEQQKRWDLVCINPALVMGPSLTDASQSGSIEVLQQFGNGTTLFGVPPMWNGIVDVRDVADAHVAAALNPKAQGRYIICGGTLSLLDMGKALTQKFGYKFPFPHFTVPKTAFAFVAPVLGHSREFVKLNMGYPIYFNAQRSVQELGIEYRDVRESVCEHFQQLLDDGIVKKYI; this is encoded by the coding sequence ATGGATAAAAGCAAACCAATTTTGGTCACTGGCGCGACGGGTTATATTGCAGGCTGGATTATTGAACGTCTGTTGAATCAAGGCTATACGGTTCATGCCACAGTGCGTGACCCATCAAAGAAAAATAAGATTCAGCATTTATATGATCTTGCAGATCAATCTTCTGGCAAGATTGAGTTTTTTAAAGCAGATTTGCTTGAACCGCGTTCATTTGATGATGCAATGCAAGATTGTGAAATCGTGATTCATACCGCATCCCCTTTTGTGGTGACCAATTATAAAGATGCGGTCAAAGATATTATTGAGCCTGCAGTGAAAGGCACAGAAAACGTATTAGATAGTGTTAATCGTACTGAATCGGTCAAACGTGTGGTGCTGACGTCAAGCATTGCTTCAACCTATGGCGATGCAGTTGAGATTCAAAATACCGCCAACAATGAGTTTGATGAGAGCCATTGGAACAATACCAGTAGTGAAACCCATCAGCCCTACCCCTATTCAAAAGTTGCAGCAGAACGTAAAGCATGGGAAATGGCTGAACAACAAAAGCGTTGGGATTTAGTCTGTATTAACCCTGCCTTAGTGATGGGACCATCACTAACCGATGCCAGTCAATCAGGCAGTATTGAAGTATTACAACAGTTTGGTAATGGTACTACCTTGTTTGGTGTCCCTCCAATGTGGAATGGTATTGTGGATGTGCGTGATGTTGCCGATGCACATGTGGCGGCAGCACTGAATCCAAAAGCACAAGGCCGTTATATTATTTGTGGTGGCACACTCAGCTTATTAGATATGGGTAAAGCACTCACACAAAAGTTTGGTTATAAATTCCCGTTCCCGCATTTTACTGTGCCAAAGACCGCCTTTGCTTTTGTGGCGCCTGTTCTCGGACATTCACGTGAATTTGTAAAATTAAATATGGGTTATCCAATCTATTTTAATGCACAACGCAGCGTCCAAGAACTCGGCATTGAATATCGCGATGTGCGCGAGAGTGTCTGTGAGCATTTTCAGCAATTGCTTGATGATGGCATTGTGAAAAAATATATTTAA
- the bfr gene encoding bacterioferritin, whose translation MRGNPEVIDYLNMLIGGELAARDQYLIHSRMYEDWGLSKIYERIDHEMQEEASHADSIIRRVLFLGAQPNMNREDINVGNDVVSCLKADLALEYHVREKLAVGIKLCEEKGDFISRDMLRQQLSDTEEDHTYWLEKQLRLIELIGLQNYIQSQI comes from the coding sequence ATGCGTGGCAATCCAGAAGTCATCGACTATTTAAATATGCTCATTGGCGGTGAATTGGCTGCTCGTGATCAATATTTAATTCATTCAAGAATGTACGAAGATTGGGGCTTGAGCAAAATCTACGAACGTATTGACCATGAAATGCAAGAAGAAGCATCTCATGCGGATTCAATCATTCGTCGTGTGTTGTTCTTAGGTGCTCAACCGAATATGAATCGTGAAGACATCAATGTCGGTAACGATGTTGTCAGCTGCTTAAAAGCGGATTTAGCACTTGAATATCATGTGCGTGAAAAATTGGCAGTGGGTATCAAACTGTGTGAAGAAAAAGGCGATTTTATTAGCCGTGATATGTTGCGTCAGCAGCTTTCTGATACAGAAGAAGATCATACCTATTGGTTAGAAAAGCAATTACGTTTAATTGAATTGATTGGTTTACAGAATTATATTCAATCACAAATTTAA
- a CDS encoding OprD family outer membrane porin has protein sequence MKLLQRFSPTHLTVATLLAIGSWSSSVVFAAETAKPTQDQWKFTLKNAYINRDYDNPSLKDTGSWSQAASLFYKSNMRDTPLQIAEKPITIGADASVQYAVRLSKDKHVADTVLPFDTQTQSQASDYLKYGATLKLGYYKTLLSVGELWLDLPVTAVDASRQLLASYWGTNLKSQLSDQLYAEIGRVTKVSPRNEEDFKKFSFTANGKTEYSDGLNYLDLRYQLTPSLKAEYYFGNLEDLYNKHYLGLDHTWKQPNFSLNSKFKYFNAKNDGSNFNIDAQNIGILEMLKVNNQSFGLGYQQIIGESAYPLPDGFLPETYFINWNATGFFKKNEKSYHLMYGYDFKDYIPGLNAMVKYVYGHDFKAANGDKNHETESNIILNYAFQQPYLKGFALQYIRIDYDVKHGNDFGEDRLFVNYSKKF, from the coding sequence ATGAAATTATTACAGCGCTTTTCACCTACGCATTTAACGGTTGCAACCCTATTGGCAATTGGCAGTTGGTCTAGCTCGGTTGTTTTTGCTGCGGAGACAGCTAAGCCAACTCAAGATCAATGGAAATTCACACTTAAAAATGCCTATATCAATCGTGACTATGACAACCCAAGCCTTAAAGATACTGGCAGTTGGTCACAAGCGGCTTCGTTATTTTACAAGTCAAATATGCGGGATACGCCACTGCAAATCGCGGAAAAACCGATCACCATTGGGGCAGATGCTTCGGTGCAATATGCGGTACGTTTAAGCAAAGACAAACATGTCGCAGATACGGTATTGCCCTTTGACACCCAAACGCAATCACAAGCATCTGACTATTTAAAATATGGCGCGACCCTCAAACTGGGCTATTACAAAACACTGCTCAGTGTCGGTGAACTATGGCTAGACCTGCCTGTGACAGCAGTAGATGCCAGTCGCCAGTTGTTGGCATCGTATTGGGGGACCAATTTAAAGTCACAACTTTCTGATCAGCTCTATGCCGAAATAGGACGAGTCACCAAAGTGTCACCGCGTAATGAAGAAGACTTTAAGAAATTTTCTTTTACTGCCAATGGCAAAACTGAATATTCTGATGGTTTGAATTATCTAGATCTACGTTATCAACTGACACCCTCGTTAAAGGCAGAATACTACTTTGGCAATTTAGAAGACCTCTACAATAAACATTACCTTGGGTTAGACCATACATGGAAACAACCCAACTTCTCTCTGAATTCCAAATTTAAATATTTCAATGCCAAAAATGATGGGAGCAACTTTAATATTGATGCCCAAAATATTGGAATTCTGGAAATGTTAAAAGTGAATAATCAGTCTTTTGGTTTGGGCTATCAACAGATTATCGGGGAGTCTGCCTACCCGTTACCAGATGGTTTCCTGCCTGAAACCTATTTTATCAACTGGAATGCCACTGGCTTCTTCAAAAAGAATGAAAAATCTTATCACCTGATGTATGGCTATGATTTCAAGGACTATATCCCTGGGCTTAATGCGATGGTGAAATATGTCTATGGTCATGATTTTAAGGCAGCCAATGGTGACAAGAACCATGAAACTGAGTCCAATATTATTTTGAACTATGCTTTTCAGCAGCCTTATCTCAAAGGTTTTGCACTACAGTACATCCGCATTGACTATGATGTGAAGCATGGCAATGACTTTGGCGAAGATCGTTTATTCGTGAATTATAGTAAAAAATTCTAA